The genomic DNA CACCGCAACGACCGACGGCTCATTGATCACAATTCCTTTACCACGAACGTACACCAGCGTATTTGCTGTTCCAAGATCGATGCCGATATCATTCGACATCCATCGCTTCATACGATCAAGTGACGGAAATTCGGGTAAGAAATCCATATATTCTCTATTCAGTAACGTATCGATTTATAATCACCTCGGATGCAACCACTTCAACGCTGTCTTCGATGCGATCCGTAAACTCTACCCCTCCTGCCTCGCGTGCTTTTGTGCTCACCACGGCGCGGGACGGAATACCGATGAGATCAGCATCAGCAAATTTTGCACCGGCCGACACCGCCCGATCATCCCACAGTACTTCCACGCCTAACTGAGTCAGTTTTTGATATAGCGCTTCAGCTTCGCTCTTCGTTTGCTCGTCATCGCTAAGCTGGATAAGATGCAGATCAAACGGCGCCACCTCCTTCGGCCAGATCATTTCATTTTTGCCTCCAAGTACTTCAACGATAGCCCCCATAAGTCGCCCTGGTCCGATACCGTATGAACCCATAATAACCGGTCTCTTTTCGTTCGTTTCATCGATATAGGTAAGACCGAACGCATCCGAGAATTTTGTTCCAAGACTAAATATATTACCCACCTCAACTGCTGTTACTTTCTCGAGATCATCCTTTAAAAGACCGAGGTCTTTCAAAACATCTTCTGAGTAGATCTCATCGTTTACGGCTATCTTTCGAGTACGATCTAGGTAGATCGTATCTTCACCGGCGTCCGTGAGTGTTTGAAACTCATGAGAGTACGGGCTAAAACTACCTCCGGAAGCAGACGTAAAGAACGTCCGCTCCCCAATACCGGCTCGATCAAAAATGCGAATATATGCATTCTTAGCTTCTTCGTAAAAAGCACTATGCTCTTCTTGCGACCGTGAGAAAGAGTACAGATCCTTCATTAAAAACTCACGTCCGCGCATTATACCGCTTTTCGCACGCTTCTCATTTCGAAATTTCGTTTGAAACTGATATACGTATGCCGGCAGATCTTTATATGAATGAATGAATTCGGTCATTAGGTTCGTCAACGGCTCTTCGTGAGTCGTCGCCAATCCCACCTCGCCTCCAGCACTCAATGTTGTTTTAAACCAGTTATCGATCACCTCATCGCTCCAGCGCCCGGTCTTCTCCCAAACTCGCTTGTCCTGAAGCGATGTTAAATGGAGTTCCTGGCCACCGATGCCGTTCATCTCGTCACGGATAATGCCACAGATCCGTTGCAGTACCCGGTACCCTAGGGGGAGATACGCGTAAGCACCGGCCATCTCCTTGTGAATAAACCCGCTTCTGATAAGCAGCTTAGCATTCTTCGCCGTTTCGTCTTTTGGTGCCTCTTTTCTTGTTTTTGTGAATAGTTCGCTCTGTCGCATACGGCTCATCTTACCGCAAACACCGCACCTCGACAATACGAGGTGCGGTGTTTGTACACGAACAAAGTTACATCAACTGTTTACGCCTGAATATCTGCTCGCCGCCTCAGGATATCATCAAGGGTGATAGACGGAACAAATGCCGGAGCGCTAGTTTCCGAAACAGTCCCATCGTCCGGCTGCGTCTTTACCTCGCCATCTTCTTCATCCTTACCTGGGCGCTGATCACTTAAAAGACCTTGGAACGCAAGTTCGAGTCCGTGCTCGTTCCAGATATCAAAAGCCTCACCCTGAAGCTCTTTGCGATCCAAAAATTCAGCAAGATCTATCTCTTCACCACGTTGCTGTTTGTACGTTTGAAAATACTCCCACATAAGTTGGAAGTGGCGGTCATACTCATTTTGAGGCTCTTCCTCGCCCGCGAGAACATTACGTGTATGCTCGTTTATATCATCTGAACTGAAAAGTTTTGAAGTGGTGTCGGTCATATGAAATATGATAATAATAGCTTTTTCACGTATATAAACTATATCACGAGCATAATTACAGGCGCAACAAACATTACTACGCAGCACGTTGCTGTTCCCTACTCTCACGAAGCTGCTCAAGTAGGTTATCTGAATCTACTTGGGTCACATTAATATCGGCCGATACCTCTTTATGGAACGCATCAAGCATGCCTTCCCTTGACCACATCCCAAGAACGGCACCTTGAACCGATTCAAAGTCATCCGGATCAAGAGATTCTCCGGTTACTTTTTCGTAGAAGTGCCACATAAGCTGAAGCTGAAGTTCGTTACGGGTTTCAGGCACCACTTCTCCGCTTAGCACCTTCGCCAAACGTTCACGTACTCCTTCTGCAGATTCTGCCGATGTGTGAGGAGGTTGTTCAAGTGACATAGTGAATAGTAGCTACGTTACAAAAGATTCAGAATATCATTATACGTCACCGCGATCATCAGGAGAATGAGTAGCGCAAAACCAACCAAATTAAGCCCATTGGCTACTTTTGGATTTATCGGTGAGCGCTTAACCGCCTCGATAGCCACCATTACTAACCGACCGCCATCGAGCGCCGGAAACGGCAGCAAGTTAATGATCGCCAGGTTTATCGAGATAAGCGCCGTAAACTGAAGAAGGTAGACGAACCCAAGCACGGAAGCGTCACCAACGAGCCCGACAATACCCACAGGGCCGGCGACCTGAGAGTAGTCAGCCGCACCGGTGAATGCATCAAAAACAAATACTGAAATACCGATCGCTATAGACTTCGTAAGCTCACCCGTGACCAAATACCCCTGCCAGAGTGCCTGGTGCGGTGCAAGTCGCAACGTTCCCATCATACTCATGGTAATACCGACCGCTTGACCATCCTCAATGACACCTTCTGCAGGTTCAATACTCTCGGTCAAAAGCTGATCTCCCCGTTCTATCGAAAAAGCAAGTTCACTATCCGGATTCGATTGAATGAAAGCACTTACGTCCCCGGGTAACAACGGTGCTTCCAATTGAGTTTCGCCTGAAGAAAGTCCGACAATGACATCACCGGACCGTAAACCCGCCAACTCTGCCGGAGAATCCGGCGCGACTGTTATAACCATGAGCTCAGGATCGGTTACGGTGCCAAGCGCGTCATACTCCACCGGCGTTGGCTGACCGATCATAAAACCAACTGATATTAAAAGCCAAGCAAAGATCATATTAAAGGTGACGCCCGCAACTAACACGAGCGCCTGCTTGTACCGCGGCTTGCTGACAAAACTACGCGGGCTACTCTGCGCTCCGGGGTCATCCGCGTCGTCGTAGTTTTCTCCGAATATCTTTACAAACCCACCTATCGGCAAGAGATTAAGTGTGTATTCAGTCTCTCCGATCTTAAATAAACGAAGAACTCGAGGCGGAAGCCCGAGTCCGAATTCATCAACTCGAATACCGGATGCTTTTGCAACAATGAAGTGCCCAAATTCGTGCACTAAGATCAAAAGTGCCAGTATGATTATAAAATAGAGTATGGTCATGACGATTTAAATCTCAAATTCCAAGCACCAAATTTCAATGTTCCCAAATATTCCAGCGCGCGGACTACTTTGATCTTTGATATTAGAATTAATGATAGTGATTGCTATTTGTAATTTAGTGCTTTTGCTTAATGTAATTACTCAGTAATTTCTTTTTTCTTTCGTTCCTCCATTTCTTCAAGGCCCTTGTTGGTTTTCTTTACCAGATCTTCCATCTGTTCTTTCAGACGATACTTATCATCTTCGCTAATATCACCATCTTTCTGTTGATTCTGGATATCGTCCCAAACCTCATCTCGAGCAGTACGCACCGAAACCCGAGCCTCTTCAAGCTTTTGTTTTGAAAGCTTTAAAAGCTGCTCTCTTCGCTCACTCGTTAATTCAGGAAACGTCACACGCAAACCCTGATCATCCACATTGACCGACAGACCAACGTTTGCATTTTCGATCGCGCTCTCAATAGCGCTTGAAACACTCTTGTCCCACGGTACGATCCGGATCGTCTTCGCATCTTCGGTTGTTACCGTTGCAACCTGGTTGATCGGCATCTGTGAGCCGTACACCTCCACTTTTACTGAATCGAGCACGGCGGGTGCCGCGCGTCCAGTACGGATACCTTTGAACTCGCTACTTAGCCAGTCCTCTGCGTCTTGAAGCTGTTTTTTAAAATCACTAAAATCGTAATTCATACGTGAGCGCCTAAGTTTAAAGAAGGGTTTAAGAGAAGTGTTCGTATCATACCAAGGAATATAAATTGGAACAATATTACAAAATATCAATAAAGGTCATAACGCCTGCCCAAACCATAACTGCAAGGACAGCTATAAGAAACTGTGAGAAAGCGCCCACCAAAGGCTGTGGGATCTCATATTCACTATGGATCCACTCATGAAATGACTGCAACCAGCCGAGTGGCCGAGGAGCCAAAAAATAACCAAACTGAAGCACGTCCGGCAACACGCCACCGACAAGACCGGCAACGAGCACCGATGCAAAGCTTGGTGTAAGAACAACGAACGCAAGCACGGCAAGTATACCCAGACCAAAATCAACTCCCAGCTTTACACAATCACCGAGAAACGATCGATCGAACACCATTGTCTTGTGAACCACACCGTGACTCTCCGGCGTTCGCTTAGACACAAGCGTATAATCCCAATGCGGGATCATATCCAGCAAAAAATGACTCGCCACACCAACAGCAACACCGACAACCGGGTCTGTAGTTATCACCGCTGCTGCTGCGGCGCCAACAACTGAATGCGTACTAAGGATCATAGGTCACATCTAGAGGCGCAGGGCAATATACTCGAGCAGTAATTTTAATGATGATCCCGGATCATCAAGATACTGTTTATATTTAGTAATAATTTCCAGTCCGTCTCTGCTTCGCCGGGTAAGAGTGCCATCAGCCGCTCTCAGGCCGGCAAGTACGCGCTCGCAATTATCCACAAGACGTCTGGCGGCTGTCTTATCCTTTGCCTCGATAATAGGTTTGAGTAGCTCTATCCGCTCAGGCGCACTCGCGCGAAGAAATATTTCAGCGTCAACTCCCCTGCTTGTGTCTTGTCTCTGGTCACCCAGCTCAGCCAGCGAACCATCAGTCAATGAAATAAGAGCAAGCCTGGAACGGAGAGTCGGCAAAAGACCGTCAGCGTGAGGCAGGCAGAGAACGAATACGGTTGACTGGGCCGGATCCTCAAACGTTTTCAGTAATGCGTTTTGGGACGCCTGTGGTAAATGATCAGTTTCAATAACAATAAGTGTTCGCGCTGCAAGAACCGGCTTGCGCGCCTGCTCCTCTCGTATACGTCGCGCTGTCTCTATGGACAGTGGTGACTCGATGTAACGATAGAGATCAGGATGACCCTGCGGCGGAACCTCGAATACTTGTTCTATCGCTTGCGCAATACTGTCTCGCACATGACCTCCTTCACCCACCACACAAATAGCGTGATGCTGTGAAAGAAGTTGAACAAGATTATCTATCATATACTGCGTACCTATCGCTCCTTATAACGTATAAAAATATAACGAGATCAAAAACAACTCTTTATCTTTTAGCAGCGATCGTTCTCTTGTACATCTCTAGATGTTCCAGTGCAATACCGGTCCCTTTAACCACACACAGCATCGCCTCATCAGCGAGTGCACATTTTACACCGGTTCTTCTATACACCAACTCCGGTAGATTACGAAGCTGAGATGACCCGCCCGTCATGATGATCCCCCGGTCAATAATGTCAGAAGACAACTCCGGTGGAGTTTCCTGGAGCACATCTTTGATAGCGTTTATCATCTCCTTGAGTTCCTGATTGATCGCCTTGGTGATCTCGTTCGTCTTGATCTCGACCGAGCGTGGCAGACCGGAAACATAGTCACGACCTTTGATCGTGATCGAACTCTCTTCATCGAGCGGCACAGCTGAACCGATCTTGATCTTAATATCCTCAGCTGTTTTATCACCAACCGCGAGATTGAACGTTTTTTTAATGTAATCAGTTATCGCCGCGTCTACACGATTTCCTGCACACTTCACAGATGTAGAAGCAACAATACCGCCCAGCGAGATGACCGCAACATCGGTCGTACCGCCACCAATGTCAACGATCATGTGTCCGGCCGCTTCGTGAATAGGAATCCCGGCCCCGATAGCGCTAAGGATCGGCTCTTTGACCACGTATGCGTGCTTAGCACCTGCACGAACCGCCGCCTCAACGACGGCCCGGCGCTCGGTTGAGGTGACGCCCGCAGGCACCGACACAAGCACCTCAGGTTTAAAGAATGTCCATTTACCGAGGGCTTTGCTTATGTAATAGCGAAGCATTGCCTCAGTCACTCGATAGTCAGCGATCACACCGTCCTTCATGGGCCGATACGCGATCACGTTATCCGGTGTGCGGCCGATCATGATCTTCGCCTCGTTGCCGACCGCCAAGATCTTATTGTCTTCCTGCGAGACGGCGACAACCGACGGCTCGTTGAGCACGATACCCTTACCAGGTACGTATACGAGCGTATTTGCTGTTCCAAGATCGATACCAAGTTTTCGAGTGAATAGTGCCATACCATTGAGAAGTAAGTATCTAGTATACAGTATTATGGAGTATGGTACCCCTTGCCCCCTTTTTTGACAAACCTGTTCTCAGTGAAGCGGCTTTTCTATTCTGTGACACCTCTAACTATTTCTAGAACGTAAACTATAGAGGCGGCATGTCACATCCGTGAGAGGGATATTTAAGGGGATGACAAAAAGTAATATCTCATATATGATATACTCTTAAATCACTTAACTTCATACGCCATGACATCCCAATCTCAAGAATTTCTTACCCACCTCGGCTCTCTGATCCACCAGCTTCGTGAAGAGCGTGGGATCACTCAAAAAACCTTTGCTACTAAACTCGGTACGGCCCAAAGCGCAATTGCTCGCATTGAAGCCGGCCAGCAGAACATCTCAACTGAAATGCTTTCTCGCATTAGCGCCGTACTTGAGCGAGACTTGGTCAACCTCTCCGAGGGTTCTTTAAGTATCCAGATCAACGGAGGCAAGAAATTAAGCGGCACTATCCCTGTCAAAACCTCCAAGAATGCCGCCGTTGCCCTACTAGCGGCCTCCCTTTTGAATAAAAGCACCACCACTCTCAAAAGGGTTCCGAAGATCGAGGAGGTTCACCGACTCATTGAAGTGCTTAAAAGTATCGGTGTGAGTGTGGTCTGGAATAACGGCGATCTTACCATCACACCCCCCGAAAAACTCTCCCTGTCTGATATTGACGCAGTTGCTGCCGGGCGCACGCGCAGCATTATTCTCTTTATCGGCGCTCTCCTTCATCGGAGCAAACGTTTTCGTATCCCTCAGGCGGCCGGGTGCAAACTTGGCGCGCGCACGATCAAACCACACCTCTACGCTCTCGAAGAACTCGGTGTATCTATCACGACCAAACATGATAACTACACGATCGAACATAAAGGGCTCTCAAGCGGACGTATCGTGTTATATGAATCCGGTGACACAGTCACAGAGAACGTCCTCATGGCTGCTGCTCTAACGCCCGGCACGACCACAATTCGCTACGCTTCTGCTAATTACCAGGTCCAGGATCTTTGCTACTTTCTTGAGACGCTTGGTGTAAAGATCGAGGGTATTGGCACCACAACTCTTGTGGTTCATGGCATAAAGGAGATCAACACACCGGTCGAATATCACCTTTCTGAAGATCCAATCGAAGCAATGTTCTTTATTGCGGCAGCCGCGGTCACCCGCTCCGCGATCAAGATAGAACGATGTCCGATCGATTTTCTCGAGCTTGAATTACTCACACTCGAAAAGATGGGCTTCAAGTATACCGCAAGCAAGCGCTACAAAGCCGCCAACGGCAAGACAGACCTCGTTGATATTAAAACACGGCCTTCTCGACTGATAGCGCCGAGCGAAAAGATCCACCCACGCCCATACCCGGGGCTCAATATTGACAACCTTCCATTTTTTGCAGTTATTGCCACGCAGGCCGAAGGTCAGACGTTTATTCACGACTGGGTGTTCGAGAACAGAGCGATCTATTACAAAGAGCTCGACAAACTCGGTGCTGACACGATCCTCGGCGACCAGCATCGCTTCTATGTGACCGGACCGACCAAGTTAAAGGCCCAAGAGATCGTCTGCCCCCCTGCCCTACGACCCGCGGCCATCATCTTAATCGCCATGCTTGCAGCTGAAGGAACATCAACGCTACGTAACATCTACAGCATCAACCGCGGATACGAAGACCTTGTAAAGCGTTTGAACAGCCTCGGTGCTGACATTCACTTATTGCGGTCGGTGTAAGAGATCCACCATTGCAATTACCTGTGTTTTTTGAAACGATGGGAGCTAACCTATACCGCCATGGTACATACAGACCGTATTCGTGAACAATTGCGTGAGAAGAGAGCATACGTGTGGACTGCTTTCAGCTTTCTCATCTTTTTTCTGCTACTCGGTCTTGTTACTGAGACCGGATATCGGATCTTCTCGACATTAGGACTCACAGACGCCGGAACCGTGAAGATCGTTCTGCCGGACACAAATATGCAGGTGTACCATAACGATACGTATGTCGATCAGAGCTCAGAGCAAGGCGAGATCATTACGCTCAACAACCTTCCTACCGGCGAGCACAGTATTATTGTTGCACGACAAGGATCATATCCTTGGGCAAAAAAATTCAAACTCACGGCCGACGAAACACGTGTTCTTGAGCCGTTTCTGATACGACACAAACTCCCCCAAAGAACAGTTGATTCAAGCGCCGATCATTTCGCTGAGCTCGTGAGCGAAGTACAACGAACACAAGTACCGACAAAAGAATCACCGCTTTCTTCCCCGGATCAACCGGTTTTAGTCTGGGTAGAGAACAATGTGATCCAAGCGCAGTGGGAAGGTGACCTAGATAACGCACCTCACTCATTTTGCGTAGACTCAGAACAGTGCCTCAAGAGCATTTCTGCACTCCCTTCTGACGAACCTATAAAAAACATCACTTTTTACCATAACCGAAGTGACGTAATACTATTCTCTTCCGGAAACGGTATCTACGCGCTTGAATTAGTGGCCAGTGGCGCACCAAGCTTTCAGCCGATCTTCGAAGGAACTGACCCGAATTTCATAAAGACCGGAACCACTACGATCGCCGTCTTGGACGATGGTCAACTTTTTGAGGTTGGACTCTAACTACGCTTTACAGAGCGAGATTCTGACCCCCTCCTTTTTCTTTGTGACAAGCGACGCTTGATACAAAATACGAAATACTAGATACTAGCCACATGTATATCATTGACGTTATCCCCATAGCAAAAGGAATGGGCAAAGATCATTTGTCATATTTTACCTCACAAGAGGTCCTGCCGGGCAAACTGGTCACCGTACCCGTACGCAAACGCACGCTTTCCGCGCTTGTCGTGAACTGTGAAAGCGCACAGAAGCGCAAGACCGAATTGAAATCCTCCGGCTTTGCACTCAAGAAGATAGCCAAGCTTCACAAGACATCCTTTTTAGACGAAGGACTGATCACCGCTGCTCGAGATACAGCAACATATTTTGCCACAACGCCCGGCCGAGTACTTCAGACGATCATTCCAAGCGCGATCCTAAACGATCTATCTTCGATAAAAAAACCCAAGAATTCAACACGGAATACGAAAAAGAACCTTGAGCAGACGAAAACAACGCACGAAAAGTTCCTGCTCCAAACACAGCCAAGTGAACGCCTGGCACACTACAAAAGCCTGATCCGAGAAGACTTCGCCAAGGATCAGTCTGTTTTTTTCTGTCTCCCGACGATCGAAGATATCAACAAAGCAAAAGCAACCTTAGAGAAAGGTATCGATACCTACACTTATGTTTTGCACAGCAACTTAAGTAAAAACAAACTCCAAGAGATCTGGAATGAGATCACGCAACAGAACCATCCGGTACTGATCATTGCCACACCGCTTTTCCTATCGATCCCCCGAAATGATCTCGGCACGATCATAGTCGAACGTGAAGCTTCCCAAAGTTATAAGCAACAGTCCGCGCCATTTCTTGATATGCGCACTTACGCTGAGTTCTTATCACGCGCACGCGGTGTTCGTTTTGTTCTCGGCGATACACTTCTTCGAGTTGAGACACTCAAACGATACCATGACCTTGAGTTTACTGAATACATGCCGCTCAAATACCGATCACTGACCTCTGCACAAACATCACTAGTAGATATGCGCGAAAGCGTCGCTAACGAGAATGATGAATTCCCGATCATCAGCCCGGAACTCAAGGAACTTCTTTCAAACGCTCTCGAGAAAAGTGAATTAACCTTCTTGTTTGCAAGTCGCCGGGGACTTGCTCCAATAACTGTCTGCGGAGACTGTGGTGCCCTGGTTCGTTGTAAGTACTGCGAGACTCCTGTTGTGCTTCACGAAATAAGTGAGAATACTGAACACAATGTATTTCAATGTCACAAATGTGGCACAACTCGCTCGGCCCATGAAACCTGTAAAAGCTGTGGTAGTTGGCGACTCAACGCTCTCGGTGTCGGCGTCGAAAGAGTTATTGAATCGATCACAAAGTCATTTCCTGATGTCACCATCTTTCGAATAGACAAAGACAACACACGCACCCATAAACAGGCCCTCAGCGTCATTGAAAAATTTTACCAAACACCCGGCAGCGTCCTGATCGGCACTGAAATGGGTATCCTCTATCTTTCTGAGGAGATCGAGAATATTGGCGTTGTCTCCCTCGACAGCCTGTTTTCGGTACCTGACTTTCGCATTAACGAAAAGATCATCAATATTCTCATTACGCTTCGCCTTCTCGCGCAGAAACAGTTTCTGGTCCAAAGCCGAAACGCTGAACAACCTATTCTTCAGCACGGTCTTTCCGGAAACCTGATCGACTTTTATCGACAAGAGGTGACGGTCCGCAAACAATTTTCCTATCCACCTTTCACTGTTCTTGTTAAGATCACTCGTCGTGGAACCCAAGACAAGGTTGAAGCAGATATGAAGTGGCTTCAAGATACGGTTGGATCTGATCGCATAACCATGTATGCCGGATCCCCACCGATCGTAAAAGGAAAATTTGTAATGAACGCTCTTATTAAAGTTCCACGTGAGCAGTGGGTGGACGAACCCCTCCTTACGTTACTTAATTCCCTTCCACCTCAATTCATTATTCAGATCGATCCGCAAAATATTCTTTGATCACGTTTGGCACGTAGACAAACCATTTGTAACAATGCTATAACATGGTGGACTGTTCTTCACCATCAACCATGGAGATCACTGATGCGACGACTCATCGCTACCGCTCACACTCCTGTGCACATTGTACGCACACGCGTACTGCACCTGAGAATACTCTATAGACGCGGCCGCGGGAGGTTCAACGGACACGATTTCACCCCTTGTCCCAAGTGCGGAAACGACACGCTCGCGAAAGCCAACTTTGATCTTAAAAAGAGCGACATCGCTGGTCCCGGCATCTGGCCAGGCGAATACCACGGTCAATGCATACATCCGCACTGTGATCATCGTGAATCTGTGTGACCTTCCGGTTTGATCTCCATAACAACCTTCTGCCCTCTCCGTAAAACGGTCCAGGGCTTTTTCTTTTCTCACTATTCCGATACAATTCACTGATCATGCCTATATCAAAGATCGTTCAGGAAGGGGAAGGCACTATACTGCGCAAACGAGCCAAGGACATTAAAGAATCCGAGATCGGCTCTGAGACTCTTTCGAATATCATCCAAAAAATGAAAGACGTTCTCGCCCTCCAAGACGACGGGGTGGCAATAGCAGCGCCACAGATCGGCGAATCACTGAGAGTATTCGTGGTATCCGGTAAAGTCTATGATCAACTTGAGAGATCTGATCAACCAGAACTCGACAGAATCGATGAGTCCCGCAAAAAAAGAAGCCCCGACAAAACATTTATTAATCCCGAGATCATTAAAACCTCAAAGGAAACCCTTCCTCTTGACGAAGGATGCCTGTCGGTTCGTCACTACTACGGGCAAGTACTTCGCCACAGTAAAGTTACTGTCAGAGCACTCGATGAAGAGGGCAACGCATTCACAGAAGGGCGTTCCGGTCTTCTCGCGCAGATCTTTCAGCACGAGACCGATCATCTCAACGGTGTTCTATTTATAGATAAAGCAAAGAAAGTTGATTATCGAGCGCCGAAGGAGAAAAATGAAACAAAATAAATGGAAGGATCTGAAAATAAAATATTAAAGTGTAAGATCCTTGTAAAATAATAGATCACCTTTAGATACTTTTCATACATGAATACAAACATAAAAATGGTTTTTTTCGGCACCGACGATTTTTCAATACTTGTTCTCGAAGAACTAGCTCGTCGCGATATCCTTCCTGACCTTGTTGTCACCGCGCCGGACACACCACAAGGTCGACAGCTCAAGGTTCTGCCACCCTCGGTAAAGGTCTGGGCACTCGCTCACAACATACCGTTCCTTCAACCGTACTCACTAAACGAGGCATTCGGCAACGAACTCAAACGTCAGGAATGGGATGTTTTCCTGGTAGCTTCATACGGCAAAATAATACCCAAGGAGATACTGGATATTCCAACCAATGGATCATTAAATATTCACCCTTCCCTGCTTCCGAAGCTTCGCGGGGCTTCACCGATCCAGAGTGCTATTCTTACTGAAGAAGAAACCGGAGTAACACTCATGCTTATGGACGAAAAAATGGATCACGGCCCCATAATTGCTCAGAAAAAAGTTTCTATCGACAGCTGGCCACCTAAGGCAAATATCCTAGAAGCCATTCTTGCGCGTGAAGGAGGTGCGCTATTTGCTGATAATCTTCATCCGTGGATCAAAGGAGAGAAAAAGTCAGAAGAACAAGACCACTCACAAGCCACGTTCACTAAAAAAATAACAAAAGACCAAGCCGAGCTTGATCTATCAGACGATCCTGAGAAAAACTTTCGCAAGATCCAGGCGTTTCATGAATGGCCACGTGCGTACTTTTTTACGACCAAAGACAACAAGCAGTTTCGGGTGATCGTTACCGATGCAAAACTTCAGAACGACCAACTGGTCATTAAACGAGTTATCCCTGAGGGCAAGAAAGAAATGGATTTTGAATCGTTCGAACGAGGATATCGAGAATAAAAGATTCTCTACCGGATATCTTGTGAGTCATTCGGCTCGTTATCGCCCTCACTCATATCCTGCAGAAGATCACTTCCTACTCCGCCCGGATTTAACATACGAGAATGACTATGCGCCTGCTCAGCATCCTGATACAAGGCGGTCATGATAATTGTTATTGCAACCGCCCAAACGAGTACTGCCACAAAAAGAT from Candidatus Paceibacterota bacterium includes the following:
- a CDS encoding aminoacyl--tRNA ligase-related protein, which codes for MRQSELFTKTRKEAPKDETAKNAKLLIRSGFIHKEMAGAYAYLPLGYRVLQRICGIIRDEMNGIGGQELHLTSLQDKRVWEKTGRWSDEVIDNWFKTTLSAGGEVGLATTHEEPLTNLMTEFIHSYKDLPAYVYQFQTKFRNEKRAKSGIMRGREFLMKDLYSFSRSQEEHSAFYEEAKNAYIRIFDRAGIGERTFFTSASGGSFSPYSHEFQTLTDAGEDTIYLDRTRKIAVNDEIYSEDVLKDLGLLKDDLEKVTAVEVGNIFSLGTKFSDAFGLTYIDETNEKRPVIMGSYGIGPGRLMGAIVEVLGGKNEMIWPKEVAPFDLHLIQLSDDEQTKSEAEALYQKLTQLGVEVLWDDRAVSAGAKFADADLIGIPSRAVVSTKAREAGGVEFTDRIEDSVEVVASEVIINRYVTE
- the rseP gene encoding RIP metalloprotease RseP — its product is MTILYFIIILALLILVHEFGHFIVAKASGIRVDEFGLGLPPRVLRLFKIGETEYTLNLLPIGGFVKIFGENYDDADDPGAQSSPRSFVSKPRYKQALVLVAGVTFNMIFAWLLISVGFMIGQPTPVEYDALGTVTDPELMVITVAPDSPAELAGLRSGDVIVGLSSGETQLEAPLLPGDVSAFIQSNPDSELAFSIERGDQLLTESIEPAEGVIEDGQAVGITMSMMGTLRLAPHQALWQGYLVTGELTKSIAIGISVFVFDAFTGAADYSQVAGPVGIVGLVGDASVLGFVYLLQFTALISINLAIINLLPFPALDGGRLVMVAIEAVKRSPINPKVANGLNLVGFALLILLMIAVTYNDILNLL
- the frr gene encoding ribosome recycling factor is translated as MNYDFSDFKKQLQDAEDWLSSEFKGIRTGRAAPAVLDSVKVEVYGSQMPINQVATVTTEDAKTIRIVPWDKSVSSAIESAIENANVGLSVNVDDQGLRVTFPELTSERREQLLKLSKQKLEEARVSVRTARDEVWDDIQNQQKDGDISEDDKYRLKEQMEDLVKKTNKGLEEMEERKKKEITE
- a CDS encoding rod shape-determining protein, yielding MALFTRKLGIDLGTANTLVYVPGKGIVLNEPSVVAVSQEDNKILAVGNEAKIMIGRTPDNVIAYRPMKDGVIADYRVTEAMLRYYISKALGKWTFFKPEVLVSVPAGVTSTERRAVVEAAVRAGAKHAYVVKEPILSAIGAGIPIHEAAGHMIVDIGGGTTDVAVISLGGIVASTSVKCAGNRVDAAITDYIKKTFNLAVGDKTAEDIKIKIGSAVPLDEESSITIKGRDYVSGLPRSVEIKTNEITKAINQELKEMINAIKDVLQETPPELSSDIIDRGIIMTGGSSQLRNLPELVYRRTGVKCALADEAMLCVVKGTGIALEHLEMYKRTIAAKR
- a CDS encoding UDP-N-acetylglucosamine 1-carboxyvinyltransferase — its product is MTSQSQEFLTHLGSLIHQLREERGITQKTFATKLGTAQSAIARIEAGQQNISTEMLSRISAVLERDLVNLSEGSLSIQINGGKKLSGTIPVKTSKNAAVALLAASLLNKSTTTLKRVPKIEEVHRLIEVLKSIGVSVVWNNGDLTITPPEKLSLSDIDAVAAGRTRSIILFIGALLHRSKRFRIPQAAGCKLGARTIKPHLYALEELGVSITTKHDNYTIEHKGLSSGRIVLYESGDTVTENVLMAAALTPGTTTIRYASANYQVQDLCYFLETLGVKIEGIGTTTLVVHGIKEINTPVEYHLSEDPIEAMFFIAAAAVTRSAIKIERCPIDFLELELLTLEKMGFKYTASKRYKAANGKTDLVDIKTRPSRLIAPSEKIHPRPYPGLNIDNLPFFAVIATQAEGQTFIHDWVFENRAIYYKELDKLGADTILGDQHRFYVTGPTKLKAQEIVCPPALRPAAIILIAMLAAEGTSTLRNIYSINRGYEDLVKRLNSLGADIHLLRSV
- the priA gene encoding primosomal protein N'; this translates as MYIIDVIPIAKGMGKDHLSYFTSQEVLPGKLVTVPVRKRTLSALVVNCESAQKRKTELKSSGFALKKIAKLHKTSFLDEGLITAARDTATYFATTPGRVLQTIIPSAILNDLSSIKKPKNSTRNTKKNLEQTKTTHEKFLLQTQPSERLAHYKSLIREDFAKDQSVFFCLPTIEDINKAKATLEKGIDTYTYVLHSNLSKNKLQEIWNEITQQNHPVLIIATPLFLSIPRNDLGTIIVEREASQSYKQQSAPFLDMRTYAEFLSRARGVRFVLGDTLLRVETLKRYHDLEFTEYMPLKYRSLTSAQTSLVDMRESVANENDEFPIISPELKELLSNALEKSELTFLFASRRGLAPITVCGDCGALVRCKYCETPVVLHEISENTEHNVFQCHKCGTTRSAHETCKSCGSWRLNALGVGVERVIESITKSFPDVTIFRIDKDNTRTHKQALSVIEKFYQTPGSVLIGTEMGILYLSEEIENIGVVSLDSLFSVPDFRINEKIINILITLRLLAQKQFLVQSRNAEQPILQHGLSGNLIDFYRQEVTVRKQFSYPPFTVLVKITRRGTQDKVEADMKWLQDTVGSDRITMYAGSPPIVKGKFVMNALIKVPREQWVDEPLLTLLNSLPPQFIIQIDPQNIL